The Burkholderia pyrrocinia genome includes a window with the following:
- a CDS encoding lipase family protein codes for MSIFSYSAQDAALMAGLAEQAAANLDNVNPPPGWSVARTFRNGLYGAQGYIVVGTLPSNGEIVAIVAMGSTWDDYTQNFTSSGLQLAPVTFGLPASRAPAFASHTLALHTQLRAFSKPLREWHRHDELRRVLALPQQMRRHSDAFRSTLDDWLAACPAPGEAVGETRNAGQQLLDQVREMVAATDPVHHAPALERAISRVHETLFASVAGIDGRVQVGYLSMWYGVQDALADALIHVGRMQVFAKQFPVVFAGMTAGGPLAQLAAAYAAPRNNWGPSQQSPVTDIAVYALSSPAFSDASFANAFNGALPTAYTVNASGVDFFPSAPTRSPDNIQLAVTGQTQTLHASVPTYDAPWAERTAWFYGQALGFCTYLRQPCCADCAEGDELRDYAGFAVRATPGQYEPETAAPLSILCALAYQRFQHPATAVAPPAPWVYAADIADGDNVTWGAVFVDPAGGRMTVAFRGTVSALELVQRVADTSVYYPAWLKGAPSDAGVGQGIGTLYDALRDNVAAAIQATRPKLPNGIRQLLLCGHDAGGNLASLAMLDMTQNPLNGVPAPAQVYAFGPPPFALLTFTRFYKTTVPAKSVFLVARVADVVPQFSLNYTVYGVGDPVALTGGDADPVNGNSYHAISSYIALLNPGVAAGPGVKATMADLLEAAGLPAAAHVLFSRALAQRDITPGQVMRGVLDSASTDDGVLRIAWSSRTQMPSSLPSLGLDPRRMDAYFAVESIRLRPGHRLLIEADVGHALHLVVGSIVLEPGARVDVGATVVANIGLLQGASGGEPSPVLTVVGPPGMDGLSGGDGPAGGDGPGAGISGSPGGSGASGAPGGRGGDAPNVNWSVGVIVGRLTVEARGGAGGQGGRGGRGGAGGRGNGNAQGGGGGGGGAGGAGGPGGNGSSVNIYFDQLGPDGGVTVDAKSALGGLGGAGGAGGAAGAGRPDGQGGTNGPSGAAGANGSPSVVTLRQRA; via the coding sequence ATGAGCATCTTTTCATACAGCGCGCAGGACGCCGCATTGATGGCGGGTCTTGCCGAGCAGGCTGCGGCGAACCTCGACAACGTGAATCCGCCGCCCGGCTGGAGCGTGGCGCGAACCTTTCGCAACGGCCTGTATGGCGCGCAAGGCTATATCGTCGTGGGCACCCTGCCGTCGAACGGCGAGATCGTCGCCATCGTGGCGATGGGCAGCACGTGGGACGACTACACGCAGAACTTCACGTCGTCCGGACTCCAGCTGGCGCCCGTCACGTTCGGTTTGCCGGCGAGCCGGGCGCCGGCGTTCGCCAGCCACACGCTCGCGCTGCACACGCAGCTGCGCGCATTCTCGAAGCCGCTGCGCGAATGGCATCGGCATGACGAGCTGCGCCGGGTGCTGGCGCTGCCTCAGCAGATGCGCCGGCACAGCGACGCGTTTCGCAGCACGCTCGACGACTGGCTGGCCGCCTGTCCGGCGCCGGGCGAGGCCGTCGGCGAAACCCGCAACGCCGGCCAGCAATTGCTCGACCAGGTGCGCGAGATGGTGGCCGCGACCGATCCGGTGCACCATGCGCCGGCGCTGGAGCGCGCCATCTCCCGCGTCCACGAGACGCTGTTCGCGTCGGTCGCCGGGATCGACGGCCGGGTGCAGGTGGGCTACCTGTCGATGTGGTACGGCGTGCAGGACGCGCTGGCGGACGCGTTGATCCATGTCGGGCGGATGCAGGTGTTCGCGAAGCAGTTCCCGGTGGTGTTCGCCGGCATGACGGCCGGCGGCCCGCTCGCGCAGCTTGCCGCGGCCTATGCCGCGCCGCGCAACAACTGGGGGCCGTCGCAGCAGTCGCCGGTGACCGACATCGCCGTGTACGCGCTGTCGTCTCCCGCGTTCAGCGACGCAAGCTTCGCGAATGCGTTCAACGGCGCATTGCCGACCGCCTACACCGTGAACGCGAGCGGCGTCGATTTCTTTCCGTCGGCGCCGACCCGGAGCCCGGACAACATCCAGCTTGCCGTCACCGGACAAACGCAGACGCTGCACGCCAGCGTGCCGACCTACGATGCGCCGTGGGCGGAGCGTACCGCGTGGTTCTACGGGCAGGCGCTCGGGTTCTGCACCTACCTTCGGCAGCCGTGCTGCGCGGATTGTGCCGAGGGCGACGAATTGCGCGACTACGCTGGATTCGCCGTGCGGGCGACCCCCGGGCAATACGAGCCGGAGACCGCCGCACCGCTGTCGATCCTGTGCGCGCTGGCCTATCAGCGCTTCCAGCATCCGGCAACCGCGGTCGCGCCGCCCGCGCCGTGGGTCTATGCGGCGGACATCGCCGACGGCGACAACGTGACGTGGGGCGCCGTCTTCGTCGATCCCGCCGGCGGCCGGATGACCGTGGCGTTCCGCGGCACCGTGTCGGCGCTGGAGCTCGTGCAGCGCGTGGCCGATACGTCTGTCTACTACCCGGCGTGGTTGAAGGGTGCGCCGTCCGACGCGGGCGTGGGCCAAGGCATCGGCACGCTCTACGATGCGCTGCGCGACAACGTCGCGGCGGCCATCCAGGCGACCCGCCCGAAGCTGCCCAACGGCATCCGCCAACTGCTGCTCTGCGGCCACGACGCGGGAGGCAATCTGGCGAGCCTCGCGATGCTGGACATGACGCAGAACCCACTCAACGGCGTGCCCGCGCCCGCGCAAGTTTACGCGTTCGGGCCGCCCCCATTCGCACTCCTGACGTTCACGCGGTTCTACAAGACGACCGTGCCGGCGAAGTCGGTTTTCCTGGTCGCCCGGGTGGCCGACGTGGTGCCGCAGTTCAGTCTCAACTACACGGTATACGGCGTCGGCGATCCCGTTGCGCTGACCGGGGGGGATGCCGATCCCGTCAACGGCAACAGCTACCACGCGATCAGCAGCTACATCGCGTTGCTCAACCCCGGCGTGGCCGCCGGGCCGGGCGTGAAGGCGACGATGGCCGACCTGTTGGAGGCCGCGGGGCTGCCGGCGGCGGCGCATGTGCTGTTCAGCCGCGCGCTCGCGCAACGCGACATCACGCCGGGGCAGGTCATGCGCGGCGTGCTCGACAGCGCATCGACCGACGACGGGGTGTTGCGCATCGCCTGGTCGTCCCGGACGCAGATGCCCAGCAGCCTGCCCAGCCTCGGACTCGATCCGCGGCGCATGGACGCCTATTTCGCCGTCGAGAGCATCCGTCTGCGGCCCGGGCATCGCCTGCTGATAGAGGCCGATGTCGGGCACGCGCTGCATCTCGTGGTGGGCAGCATCGTGCTCGAACCGGGCGCGCGCGTCGACGTCGGCGCCACGGTGGTCGCGAATATCGGCCTGCTGCAGGGTGCGTCCGGTGGCGAGCCGTCGCCCGTGCTCACGGTCGTCGGCCCGCCGGGAATGGACGGCCTGTCGGGCGGTGACGGCCCGGCCGGCGGCGACGGGCCGGGGGCCGGCATCAGCGGTTCCCCCGGTGGCAGCGGCGCCTCCGGCGCGCCAGGCGGCCGGGGCGGCGACGCGCCGAACGTCAATTGGAGCGTTGGCGTGATCGTCGGACGTCTGACCGTGGAGGCACGCGGCGGCGCGGGCGGTCAGGGCGGGCGCGGCGGCCGTGGCGGGGCGGGCGGCCGCGGCAACGGCAATGCGCAAGGCGGCGGGGGCGGCGGGGGTGGGGCCGGCGGCGCGGGCGGCCCGGGCGGGAACGGTTCGAGTGTGAATATCTACTTCGATCAGTTGGGGCCGGACGGCGGCGTGACGGTGGATGCGAAATCGGCACTGGGCGGACTCGGCGGCGCGGGCGGCGCCGGCGGCGCGGCGGGCGCGGGTCGGCCGGATGGCCAGGGCGGCACCAACGGCCCGAGCGGCGCGGCGGGCGCGAACGGTTCGCCCAGCGTGGTCACGTTGCGGCAGCGTGCGTAA
- a CDS encoding aspartyl/asparaginyl beta-hydroxylase domain-containing protein: MNLKLKSSLHWLRKNIALYNAAYLFIPFFDLFCGGRRRPVFFDIDRTYPSLRCLDQHKEEILRELDALLPQQDQMPKYHELDTDLIHASGRYQRDKRWNVFMLFSYGVKPEHNRALAPRTTALLDQIPDLAQAFFSILDPGKSIPAHSAPTRSYIRYHLALHVPETNPPSIRVKDQVYTWKAGESMMFDDSWNHEIINHSDGIRAILLVDVLRPMPWPARWLNRLFFWMGCRWYGPRIGKAASNFVVRL; encoded by the coding sequence ATGAACTTGAAACTGAAGTCCTCGCTGCATTGGCTGCGCAAAAATATCGCGCTGTATAACGCGGCCTATTTGTTCATCCCGTTCTTCGATCTATTTTGCGGCGGGCGCAGGCGGCCGGTGTTCTTCGACATCGACCGCACCTACCCGTCGCTACGCTGTCTCGACCAGCACAAGGAAGAGATCCTGCGTGAACTCGACGCGCTTCTGCCGCAGCAGGATCAGATGCCGAAATATCACGAGCTGGATACGGACCTGATTCATGCGTCGGGGCGCTATCAACGCGACAAGCGCTGGAACGTGTTCATGCTGTTCAGTTACGGCGTCAAGCCGGAGCACAACCGCGCGCTCGCGCCTCGCACCACCGCGCTGCTCGATCAGATCCCCGACCTCGCGCAAGCATTCTTCTCGATCCTCGACCCAGGCAAGTCGATCCCGGCCCATTCCGCGCCAACCCGCTCCTACATCCGCTATCACTTGGCGTTGCACGTACCCGAGACCAACCCGCCGTCGATCCGCGTGAAGGATCAGGTCTACACGTGGAAAGCAGGCGAAAGCATGATGTTCGACGACAGCTGGAACCACGAGATCATCAATCACAGCGACGGGATCCGCGCGATCCTGCTGGTGGACGTGCTGCGTCCGATGCCGTGGCCGGCTCGCTGGCTCAATCGCCTCTTCTTCTGGATGGGCTGCCGCTGGTACGGGCCGCGCATCGGGAAGGCCGCTTCCAATTTCGTGGTCAGGCTGTAG
- a CDS encoding sensor histidine kinase has translation MYSIFPAFVSALFLGFGLYVLATKGLTRVSVPFALMCATTFVWQGTWAFLFQTTEADVANLLVKAGYLFILFLPTTFYHFVTEIVSRRDERPIMFASYGLCALLAVLLVTSNAVVDGFRLHFFGPYPKAGPLHPLHVVQTVLLVGRSGWLLIEARRQERARDVRQLLTQCLVSLGLYSLAATDYAVNYGVEFYPVGVLFIAISLGILATSIVRYGLMGPYLLAATVAHEVATPLAAIGLHADELRNVLPVLLRGYRLAVEHRLCADGLYPGQLERLPTLASSIRRQVDTTSTVVEMSLASFTLDRLDRHCFAAYPIRACVDAAVDRFPFRPGERDRISVDAIDPDLQFSGSDSLVIFVIFNLLKNALYAIHANGRGQIEIEAHRSNGYCVVRFSDTGPGIAPDVLPQIFDAFFSTKSHGRGAGMGLSFCRRVCEAFGGTIACESVPGVRTTFTIRLPEPGSPADQALRDPPAPTRRYRIG, from the coding sequence ATGTACTCGATCTTTCCCGCGTTTGTATCTGCCTTGTTTCTCGGGTTTGGCCTCTACGTGCTGGCCACCAAGGGGCTCACGCGGGTATCCGTCCCGTTCGCGTTGATGTGCGCGACGACCTTCGTCTGGCAGGGAACGTGGGCCTTCCTGTTCCAGACGACCGAGGCGGACGTCGCCAACTTGTTAGTCAAGGCAGGCTATCTGTTCATCCTTTTTCTGCCGACGACCTTCTATCATTTCGTGACGGAGATCGTGTCGCGCCGGGACGAGCGGCCGATCATGTTCGCATCCTACGGACTCTGCGCCCTACTGGCGGTGCTGCTGGTCACGAGCAATGCGGTCGTCGATGGATTCCGCCTGCATTTCTTTGGCCCGTATCCCAAGGCGGGCCCACTGCATCCGTTGCACGTCGTGCAGACGGTACTCCTGGTCGGCCGCAGCGGTTGGCTCCTGATCGAGGCAAGACGACAGGAGCGAGCGCGAGACGTCCGGCAACTGCTCACTCAATGTCTCGTCAGCCTGGGCCTCTACTCGCTCGCGGCGACCGACTATGCGGTGAACTACGGAGTCGAGTTCTATCCGGTGGGGGTGCTGTTTATCGCGATCAGTCTCGGGATTCTCGCGACGTCGATCGTCCGCTATGGCCTGATGGGCCCCTATCTCCTGGCCGCGACGGTCGCGCACGAAGTGGCCACGCCGCTGGCGGCGATCGGCCTGCACGCGGACGAGCTGCGCAACGTCCTGCCGGTGCTGCTGCGCGGGTATCGGCTAGCGGTGGAGCACCGGTTGTGCGCCGACGGTTTGTATCCTGGACAGCTGGAGCGGCTGCCGACGCTCGCGTCGTCGATCCGGCGCCAGGTCGACACCACGAGTACCGTGGTCGAAATGTCCCTGGCGTCCTTTACGCTGGACCGACTCGATCGCCACTGCTTCGCGGCCTATCCGATACGGGCCTGTGTCGACGCCGCAGTGGATCGCTTTCCCTTCCGTCCGGGTGAGCGAGACCGCATATCGGTCGACGCGATCGATCCGGACCTTCAGTTCTCCGGATCCGACTCGCTCGTGATCTTCGTCATCTTCAATCTGCTGAAAAACGCCCTGTACGCGATCCACGCAAACGGCCGTGGGCAGATCGAGATCGAGGCCCATCGCAGCAACGGTTACTGCGTGGTGCGTTTCAGCGATACGGGCCCGGGCATCGCCCCCGATGTACTCCCTCAAATCTTCGACGCCTTCTTCTCAACCAAATCGCACGGTCGCGGTGCCGGCATGGGCTTGAGTTTTTGCCGCCGCGTATGTGAAGCGTTCGGCGGCACCATCGCATGTGAATCCGTCCCCGGCGTCCGGACCACGTTCACGATTCGGTTGCCGGAGCCCGGTTCGCCGGCGGACCAAGCATTGCGCGATCCGCCGGCGCCCACCCGGCGCTATCGCATCGGGTAA
- a CDS encoding acyl-CoA thioesterase, with protein sequence MLTRDAILHVLSDETANLSEKTFHHVIDIYLKDSNAFMNTYFARYFEWQGVCRERWFHECIHNNLLAAGGSFVTKRAHQEYIQETFPFQRVDCFLNTFEVRQCSAYLLFRFYVDGRQVSLGYQQIVFAGSDKRIRRFPPGIIERVKAYELILPSAAN encoded by the coding sequence ATGTTGACGCGAGACGCGATTCTTCACGTCCTTTCCGACGAAACGGCAAATCTGTCCGAGAAAACCTTCCACCACGTGATCGACATTTACCTCAAGGATTCAAATGCTTTCATGAACACCTATTTCGCACGCTACTTCGAATGGCAGGGCGTGTGCCGTGAACGCTGGTTTCACGAATGCATCCACAACAATCTGCTGGCGGCCGGCGGGTCGTTCGTGACGAAGCGCGCGCATCAGGAATACATCCAAGAGACGTTTCCGTTCCAGCGGGTCGATTGCTTTCTCAATACGTTCGAGGTTCGGCAATGTTCGGCCTATCTGCTGTTTCGCTTCTACGTTGACGGACGACAAGTGTCGCTGGGGTATCAGCAGATAGTGTTTGCCGGTTCCGACAAGCGGATCCGCCGGTTTCCGCCGGGCATCATCGAGCGGGTCAAGGCGTATGAACTGATCCTGCCGTCCGCCGCGAACTGA